From the genome of Variovorax sp. RA8, one region includes:
- a CDS encoding DMT family transporter, whose translation MSSKNAKVRGTVEMTAAMLISGTIGWFVVRSGQPVIDLLFWRCVFGAATLVVVCAFTGALALRPTLKSLGWAALGGAAIILNWLLIFEAFSRASISVAIAVYNTQPFMLVALGAVFFSERITATKLLWLGIAFAGVLLIVQARPSTAVYAGSDADYISGVLMALGAAFLYALSAIVTKKLGNMPPHLIALIHVCVGMVMIAPFANLANLPTAPPAWADFVVMGVVYTGLVFVLLYGAIQKLPTHSVGALSFLYPIFAMAVDFLAFDHKLKPLQFVGSAAILVAAAGMNLGWSFPKRSVTG comes from the coding sequence ATGAGCAGTAAAAATGCAAAAGTTCGCGGCACGGTCGAGATGACCGCTGCGATGTTGATCTCCGGGACCATCGGCTGGTTCGTCGTGCGCTCTGGGCAGCCTGTCATCGATCTGCTGTTCTGGCGCTGCGTTTTCGGGGCCGCGACGCTGGTGGTGGTCTGTGCCTTCACTGGGGCGTTGGCCCTCAGGCCCACCCTCAAGAGCCTCGGCTGGGCAGCCCTGGGCGGTGCTGCAATCATCCTCAACTGGCTGCTGATCTTCGAGGCCTTCTCACGGGCGTCGATCTCGGTGGCGATTGCCGTCTACAACACACAGCCGTTCATGCTGGTCGCCCTGGGAGCGGTCTTCTTCTCCGAGCGCATCACTGCAACCAAGCTCCTGTGGCTCGGCATCGCTTTCGCCGGCGTCCTGCTCATCGTGCAGGCGAGGCCGTCGACTGCGGTCTATGCAGGTTCCGACGCCGACTACATTTCCGGGGTCCTTATGGCGCTCGGCGCTGCGTTCCTCTACGCCCTCTCGGCGATCGTGACGAAGAAGCTCGGCAATATGCCGCCGCACCTCATTGCATTGATCCATGTGTGTGTTGGCATGGTCATGATCGCGCCCTTCGCGAACCTGGCGAACCTTCCGACCGCCCCCCCTGCATGGGCCGATTTCGTGGTGATGGGCGTGGTGTACACCGGCTTGGTCTTCGTCCTTCTGTATGGCGCAATCCAGAAGCTACCGACGCACTCGGTGGGCGCCCTGTCCTTTCTTTATCCCATCTTCGCCATGGCGGTGGATTTCCTGGCTTTCGATCACAAGCTCAAGCCGCTGCAATTCGTTGGCTCGGCAGCGATCCTGGTCGCCGCGGCTGGCATGAACCTTGGATGGAGCTTTCCCAAGAGGTCGGTCACCGGCTGA
- a CDS encoding DUF2254 domain-containing protein has protein sequence MNARIRKFINLAGESFWLVPGAMVLAGILLAFGLLGLDRGGHLSARLTESSWLYDGGGTGARTLLGAIASSTIAVAGTVFSITIAALSLAAGQMGPRLLRNFTRDRGVQFTLGAYLGTFSYALMVLRSVRTQDEGPFTPHLALTVGILLAFVCVATLVYFVGHMAKRINVDTVIELVSDDIQAALKATVAGAAQPASPAASFWAHATNIVDKRRGYLQQLDEAGLADWASHHRTAIRLLVRKGDYVFPGAPIAVISVSVPKAEEAVRNATALGTSRGSAGDAEYAVRQLVEVAVRALSASINDPHTAMSVLDRLGAALCELVGSRLPSGVIIREDAVALVVPTLTYSALVNVMFHMIRQNAAGSPAVLIRLLDVLTAVVACETNVERREVLLRHADLVWADARRSIGNESDLADIGRRHARFRRTMAHGVLDAIGARDT, from the coding sequence ATGAACGCCAGAATCCGCAAGTTCATCAACCTGGCCGGCGAATCCTTCTGGCTGGTTCCCGGTGCGATGGTGCTCGCTGGCATCCTGCTCGCATTCGGCTTGCTCGGCCTCGATCGCGGCGGCCACCTCTCCGCACGGCTGACCGAGAGCAGCTGGCTGTACGACGGCGGCGGAACGGGGGCGCGCACGCTGCTGGGTGCCATCGCCTCGTCGACAATCGCCGTCGCGGGTACCGTGTTCTCCATCACGATTGCCGCGCTCTCTCTCGCGGCCGGACAGATGGGGCCGCGTCTCTTGCGCAACTTCACGCGGGACCGCGGCGTCCAGTTCACGCTGGGTGCATACCTCGGGACCTTTTCCTATGCCTTGATGGTCCTTCGCAGCGTCAGGACGCAGGACGAGGGCCCCTTCACACCCCATCTGGCGCTAACGGTGGGAATCCTGCTGGCATTCGTCTGCGTCGCGACGCTGGTCTACTTCGTCGGCCACATGGCGAAGCGGATCAACGTCGACACGGTGATCGAACTGGTGAGCGACGACATCCAGGCTGCCTTGAAGGCCACGGTCGCAGGCGCGGCGCAGCCCGCCTCGCCTGCGGCCAGCTTCTGGGCGCATGCCACGAACATCGTCGATAAGCGACGCGGATACCTCCAGCAGCTCGACGAAGCAGGTCTTGCGGACTGGGCGTCGCACCACCGAACCGCGATCCGACTCCTTGTCCGCAAGGGCGACTATGTCTTTCCAGGAGCACCGATCGCCGTGATTTCAGTGTCGGTCCCCAAGGCCGAGGAGGCGGTGCGCAACGCCACCGCTCTGGGCACGTCGCGCGGCAGTGCGGGCGACGCCGAGTATGCAGTGCGCCAGTTGGTGGAAGTGGCGGTGCGGGCGCTGTCTGCCAGCATCAACGATCCGCACACCGCGATGAGCGTGCTCGATCGGCTCGGTGCAGCGCTCTGCGAACTTGTGGGATCACGGTTGCCGAGCGGCGTGATCATCCGTGAAGATGCGGTCGCGCTCGTAGTGCCCACCCTGACCTACAGCGCGCTTGTCAACGTCATGTTCCACATGATCCGCCAGAATGCCGCTGGCAGCCCCGCAGTGCTGATCCGCTTGCTCGATGTGCTCACCGCCGTGGTCGCTTGCGAGACCAACGTAGAGCGCCGCGAGGTCTTGTTGCGCCACGCTGATCTTGTCTGGGCAGACGCGCGGCGAAGCATCGGCAACGAATCGGATCTGGCCGACATCGGCCGTCGTCATGCAAGGTTTCGACGCACGATGGCCCACGGCGTGCTGGATGCCATCGGGGCACGTGACACCTAG
- the treF gene encoding alpha,alpha-trehalase TreF translates to MRADTGRAAPAGAQRSKQASEAPAPDFLTPADRYQELFIAVQRERVFSDSKTFVDCAPLAEPSAILDAYRSRSHEPGFDLPQFVHAHFRAVRPAPSEYESQRWQPIGAHIEALWPVLTRHPKAHPPHASLLQLPHPYVVPGGRFGELYYWDSYFTMLGLASAGHTRLLQDMVENFAYLIDTFGHVPNGTRTYYLSRSQPPVFSLMVDLAERHGAIEALDFLPQLRQEHAYWMSGSEGLAAGAACRRVVRLDAGVLLNRYWDDRDAPREESWLEDVTTVEGCSREPAEVYRDLRAACESGWDFSSRWLREAPPRKAAPRPVQARAATAPSLASICTTDIVPVDLNAFLYALEGRIAALAKRDGDDHVAREFAQRASARKAAIVELCWDAAQGAFFDYDWRGRGRRSCLTAACVVPLFVGMADPLHAQALAATVTARLLAPGGISTTECTSDQQWDRPNGWAPLQWMGSQGFADYGCHWISNTIARRWLATVAAVYERDGKLVEKYALRHVEHENSAGGGGGEYPLQDGFGWTNGVSCALLAAQPQHTANASVAHDPIRRHR, encoded by the coding sequence ATGAGAGCCGACACGGGCAGGGCAGCGCCTGCCGGCGCGCAGCGTTCGAAGCAGGCCTCCGAAGCACCGGCGCCCGACTTCCTGACACCGGCGGATCGCTACCAGGAGCTGTTCATTGCCGTGCAACGCGAGCGCGTATTCTCCGACAGCAAGACCTTCGTGGACTGCGCGCCGCTGGCTGAGCCGTCCGCGATCCTGGACGCCTATCGCTCGCGCAGTCATGAGCCGGGCTTCGATCTCCCGCAGTTCGTGCATGCTCATTTCAGGGCAGTCCGGCCGGCTCCCAGCGAGTACGAGTCGCAGCGGTGGCAACCCATCGGCGCGCATATCGAAGCGCTGTGGCCGGTTCTCACCCGGCATCCCAAAGCCCATCCGCCGCATGCATCGCTGCTGCAGCTGCCGCATCCCTATGTGGTGCCCGGAGGCCGGTTCGGCGAGCTCTACTACTGGGACTCGTACTTCACGATGCTGGGCCTGGCCTCTGCCGGCCACACCCGGCTGCTGCAGGACATGGTGGAAAACTTCGCCTACCTGATCGACACCTTCGGGCATGTGCCGAATGGCACGCGCACCTATTACCTGAGCCGCTCGCAACCACCGGTGTTCTCGCTCATGGTCGACCTCGCCGAACGGCATGGCGCCATCGAGGCGCTCGATTTCCTGCCGCAGCTTCGACAGGAGCACGCCTACTGGATGAGCGGCAGCGAGGGCCTGGCGGCCGGCGCGGCCTGCCGGCGGGTGGTTCGCCTGGATGCCGGTGTGCTGCTCAACCGCTACTGGGACGACCGTGACGCACCGCGCGAGGAGTCGTGGCTGGAAGACGTGACGACCGTCGAGGGCTGCAGCCGCGAGCCGGCCGAGGTGTACCGGGATCTGCGTGCGGCGTGCGAATCCGGCTGGGACTTCAGCAGTCGCTGGCTGCGCGAGGCGCCGCCGCGCAAGGCCGCGCCCCGGCCTGTCCAGGCCCGCGCCGCCACTGCCCCGTCGCTGGCGAGCATCTGCACCACCGACATCGTGCCGGTGGATCTCAACGCCTTTCTCTACGCGCTGGAAGGCAGGATCGCAGCACTGGCGAAGCGGGACGGCGACGACCATGTCGCGCGCGAGTTTGCGCAGCGGGCCAGCGCGCGCAAGGCGGCGATCGTCGAATTGTGCTGGGATGCCGCGCAAGGAGCGTTCTTCGACTATGACTGGCGTGGCCGGGGGCGGCGAAGCTGCCTGACCGCGGCCTGCGTCGTGCCGCTGTTCGTCGGCATGGCCGACCCTCTGCATGCGCAGGCGCTGGCTGCCACCGTCACGGCGCGGCTGCTGGCGCCCGGTGGCATCTCGACGACCGAATGCACGAGCGATCAGCAGTGGGACCGGCCGAACGGCTGGGCGCCGCTTCAGTGGATGGGCAGCCAGGGGTTTGCCGACTACGGCTGCCACTGGATCTCGAACACCATCGCCAGGCGCTGGCTTGCTACCGTGGCGGCGGTCTACGAACGCGATGGAAAGTTGGTCGAAAAGTATGCGCTGCGGCACGTCGAGCACGAGAACTCCGCCGGCGGCGGTGGTGGCGAGTACCCGCTGCAGGACGGCTTCGGCTGGACCAACGGAGTCAGCTGCGCCTTGCTGGCGGCGCAGCCGCAGCACACCGCCAATGCGTCCGTTGCGCACGATCCCATCCGCCGGCACCGCTGA
- a CDS encoding trypsin-like peptidase domain-containing protein: MHQEDLELEFAPENDFADRLAWPLPASVRLSQIRDLASGVILASDGLILTSAHVVADIDEAQVRLDDGRRFKARVVGVDRRTDVALLKIEANDLPVAVIGDSSRLAPGDWVAAISAPFGFHGSVTSGVISATHRFIGGAGAVPFIQTDVAINPGSSGSPLFNSRGEVVAINSMIYSGSGGYMGLSFSVPINLAMKIATQLRAHGTVPRAHLGAEVQEVTMALARSFGIPQATGALVVRVDAGSPAQAAGLAQGDVIARFDGVPISHSTELLQHLADSTPGTRSRMDVWRRGAMFTVWATLSEQPRSRIASLTRAAAEWNDGLGLKLGELSPAWRLRLRVDGGLLVRDAAGLARSEGIRSGDLIIAVNDMRLGNVDDFRRSLSRIPAGRTVALLVMRDRRLAYVPVRIPTQGAGSPSGLYSAAPATQAAQPTQPPGSAPLTQVVGRSDEPSHATDALLQRIEIARGEP, encoded by the coding sequence TTGCACCAGGAGGACCTCGAACTGGAGTTCGCGCCCGAGAACGACTTCGCCGATCGACTGGCCTGGCCGCTTCCGGCGAGTGTGCGACTCAGCCAGATCCGAGATCTCGCCTCGGGCGTGATCCTTGCGAGCGACGGGCTGATCCTCACCAGCGCGCACGTGGTCGCGGATATCGATGAAGCCCAGGTCCGCCTGGACGACGGCCGCCGATTCAAGGCACGCGTGGTCGGCGTCGACAGGCGCACCGATGTGGCCTTGTTGAAGATCGAGGCGAACGATCTGCCGGTCGCTGTCATCGGCGATTCTTCTCGACTCGCTCCGGGCGACTGGGTTGCCGCGATCAGCGCGCCGTTCGGCTTTCACGGTAGCGTCACCAGCGGCGTGATCAGTGCAACGCACCGGTTCATCGGTGGTGCCGGGGCGGTTCCCTTCATCCAGACGGACGTCGCCATCAATCCCGGCAGCTCGGGGAGTCCCCTGTTCAACAGCCGCGGCGAAGTCGTGGCGATCAATTCCATGATCTACAGCGGAAGCGGCGGCTACATGGGTCTCTCCTTCTCCGTACCGATCAATCTCGCGATGAAGATCGCCACCCAGCTGCGCGCACACGGCACGGTTCCACGCGCTCACCTGGGTGCCGAAGTGCAGGAAGTGACGATGGCCCTGGCCCGATCCTTCGGCATACCTCAGGCAACCGGTGCTCTTGTGGTTCGGGTGGACGCCGGCAGTCCCGCCCAAGCGGCCGGCTTGGCGCAGGGCGATGTCATCGCCAGGTTCGACGGCGTTCCCATTTCGCACTCCACCGAGCTGCTGCAGCACCTCGCCGACAGCACGCCTGGGACCCGCAGCCGGATGGATGTGTGGCGGCGGGGCGCGATGTTCACCGTCTGGGCGACGCTCTCGGAACAGCCGCGTTCCAGGATCGCCTCGTTGACCCGTGCGGCGGCTGAATGGAACGACGGGCTCGGACTGAAGCTCGGCGAGTTGTCGCCCGCATGGCGCCTGCGCTTGCGTGTCGATGGCGGTCTGCTCGTTCGCGACGCCGCAGGGTTGGCGCGCAGCGAGGGCATCCGCTCCGGCGACCTCATCATCGCCGTGAACGACATGCGGCTCGGGAACGTCGACGATTTCCGGCGTAGCCTGTCGCGCATACCAGCAGGTCGAACGGTCGCATTGCTGGTCATGCGCGACCGGCGCCTGGCCTACGTGCCGGTCCGGATCCCCACGCAGGGAGCCGGTTCACCAAGCGGCCTGTACTCCGCCGCCCCGGCAACCCAGGCTGCACAACCGACGCAGCCGCCGGGCTCGGCGCCGCTCACCCAGGTCGTCGGTCGAAGCGATGAGCCATCTCACGCGACGGACGCGTTGCTTCAGCGCATCGAGATCGCGCGCGGGGAGCCATAG
- a CDS encoding ATP-dependent DNA ligase, whose amino-acid sequence MLLSERQFDLEEPGWIYELEYDGVRVTAEFGAHAVQLRTRNGADATKWFPEITDRLAEVAGGPFVVDGEVCVLDDLGRSDPRALQQRAQHRRWYERAKPVVYCVFDLLVDRGADITTQPLLLRKAALNRLFTEPSRGIVVVEYFEEGAKRLLKGTARLLGMKGLVAKRRSSIYLPGVRSSEWIKVKLPPGKSNHG is encoded by the coding sequence ATGCTGCTGTCAGAGCGGCAGTTCGACCTGGAGGAACCCGGCTGGATCTATGAGCTGGAATACGACGGCGTACGCGTCACGGCAGAATTCGGGGCGCACGCCGTGCAGTTGCGCACGCGCAATGGCGCCGACGCGACCAAGTGGTTTCCAGAGATCACGGACCGCCTGGCCGAAGTGGCAGGCGGTCCGTTCGTCGTCGATGGAGAGGTCTGCGTGCTGGACGATCTCGGCCGCAGCGACCCCCGGGCACTTCAGCAGCGCGCCCAGCATCGGCGCTGGTACGAAAGGGCGAAGCCGGTTGTCTATTGTGTCTTCGACCTCCTCGTCGACCGAGGCGCAGATATCACGACCCAGCCGCTGTTGCTGCGCAAGGCCGCTTTGAATCGCTTGTTTACCGAGCCTTCCCGGGGCATCGTCGTGGTGGAGTACTTCGAGGAGGGCGCGAAGCGGTTGCTGAAGGGGACTGCCAGGCTGCTGGGGATGAAGGGCCTGGTCGCGAAACGCCGCTCGAGCATCTATCTGCCGGGCGTACGTTCGAGCGAGTGGATCAAGGTGAAGTTGCCTCCGGGGAAGTCGAATCACGGCTGA
- a CDS encoding NADP-dependent oxidoreductase: MTQPVRMNRRIVLASRPNGLPTQGNFRMSTEPIPSPREGEVLLRTLYLSLDPYMRNLMDEVGPGYAPPVALGATMVGGTVSRVVESRHPAFSAGQLVLAHAGWQDYASSDGSDLMPLGDLGTPSLALGGLGMPGFTAHVGLIDIGRPRPGETVVVAAATGAVGAVVGQIARIQGARAVGVAGGADKCRQAVEELGFDACIDRTVDDFEARLARACPQGIDVYFENVGGKVLEAVLPLLNLGARVPVCGFIAHYNDAAPPPGPDRLPQLLSTVLQKRVHMQGFIILDHYGERFQAFQTEMKAWLADGRIVLREHVVDGLERAPQALAALLQGHHTGKVVVRVDCGQP; encoded by the coding sequence ATGACACAACCAGTTCGCATGAACCGCCGCATCGTCCTTGCCTCGCGACCGAATGGGCTGCCGACGCAAGGCAACTTCCGCATGTCGACGGAGCCCATCCCCTCGCCTCGCGAGGGCGAGGTGCTGCTGCGCACGCTGTACTTGTCGCTCGATCCCTACATGCGAAACCTCATGGACGAAGTCGGGCCAGGGTATGCGCCGCCGGTGGCTCTGGGCGCCACCATGGTCGGCGGCACGGTCAGCCGCGTCGTCGAGTCGCGGCACCCCGCCTTCAGCGCGGGACAGCTCGTCCTCGCTCACGCAGGCTGGCAGGACTATGCCTCGTCCGACGGAAGCGATCTAATGCCGCTCGGCGACCTGGGCACGCCTTCGCTGGCTTTGGGCGGACTGGGCATGCCTGGCTTCACCGCGCATGTGGGTCTGATCGACATCGGCCGCCCCCGGCCGGGGGAAACGGTGGTTGTCGCCGCGGCGACGGGTGCGGTCGGCGCCGTGGTGGGGCAGATTGCAAGGATCCAGGGCGCCCGGGCAGTTGGGGTCGCGGGTGGTGCGGACAAGTGCCGCCAGGCCGTCGAGGAACTCGGGTTCGACGCATGCATCGACCGTACCGTCGACGACTTCGAGGCGCGCCTGGCGCGGGCCTGCCCGCAGGGCATCGATGTCTACTTCGAGAACGTGGGGGGCAAGGTCCTCGAGGCCGTGCTACCGCTGCTGAACCTCGGTGCGCGGGTGCCAGTATGCGGCTTCATCGCGCACTACAACGACGCCGCGCCGCCGCCGGGTCCGGACCGGCTGCCTCAACTGCTCTCGACGGTGCTGCAGAAGCGGGTTCATATGCAGGGCTTCATCATTCTTGACCACTACGGCGAGCGCTTCCAGGCGTTCCAGACCGAGATGAAGGCATGGCTGGCCGACGGCCGCATCGTGCTGCGCGAGCATGTGGTGGACGGGCTCGAGCGGGCCCCGCAAGCGCTGGCGGCCCTGCTGCAGGGCCATCACACGGGCAAGGTCGTGGTGCGCGTTGACTGCGGTCAGCCGTGA
- a CDS encoding AraC family transcriptional regulator, which yields MSPLLQTLRLHGVNYQRCLLRSPWSVAFGPQGLPRFHYVSGGNIRLWTASMGSVSLAKGDAVLLPRGGFHIVASAADFPPAEIERLRATVLADDMQLVNGMEGNPHAEPTDAMFCGTFRFEMDPLHPLLQLMPEVLVLSDLARQEPNVPDLLQAMQREVQRAAAGSEAIQARLADALAALMVRAWVLSAPADTRGLVSALRCPRVGKVLAAIHRDPGARWTVPQLASVMGASRSTFTEAFTRTVGESPARYVAQVRMAQASRWIGEQGVRVSSAAYRLGYESEAAFSRAFKRVMGKAPGRARQLKPLE from the coding sequence ATGAGCCCGCTGCTGCAAACCTTGCGGCTGCACGGCGTGAATTACCAGCGCTGCTTGCTGCGCTCGCCGTGGAGCGTGGCGTTCGGGCCCCAAGGCTTGCCGCGTTTCCACTACGTCAGCGGCGGCAACATTCGGCTGTGGACGGCATCCATGGGTTCGGTCTCTCTCGCCAAAGGGGACGCCGTGCTGCTGCCTCGTGGCGGCTTCCATATCGTGGCGAGCGCGGCGGATTTCCCCCCGGCGGAGATCGAGCGCCTGCGAGCGACCGTGCTCGCCGACGACATGCAGTTGGTGAACGGCATGGAAGGCAATCCGCATGCCGAGCCCACCGACGCGATGTTCTGCGGCACGTTCCGCTTCGAGATGGACCCGCTGCATCCACTGCTGCAACTGATGCCGGAAGTACTGGTCCTCAGCGATCTGGCCCGGCAGGAACCGAATGTGCCGGACCTGCTGCAGGCCATGCAGCGCGAGGTGCAGCGCGCCGCGGCGGGCTCGGAGGCCATCCAGGCACGCTTGGCTGATGCCCTCGCGGCCTTGATGGTGCGCGCGTGGGTGCTCTCGGCGCCGGCGGATACGAGAGGCCTGGTATCGGCGCTGCGCTGCCCCCGCGTCGGGAAGGTGCTCGCCGCCATCCATCGCGACCCTGGTGCCAGGTGGACTGTTCCCCAACTGGCATCGGTGATGGGCGCTTCTCGCTCCACCTTCACCGAGGCGTTCACTCGTACGGTGGGCGAGAGTCCCGCCAGATACGTGGCCCAAGTGCGGATGGCACAGGCCAGCCGATGGATTGGCGAACAAGGCGTGCGCGTCTCGTCGGCCGCCTACCGGCTGGGCTACGAGTCCGAAGCGGCATTCAGCCGCGCCTTCAAGCGAGTCATGGGAAAGGCCCCGGGGCGGGCGCGGCAGCTGAAGCCCCTCGAGTAG